In the Equus quagga isolate Etosha38 chromosome 6, UCLA_HA_Equagga_1.0, whole genome shotgun sequence genome, TGAAGGACAGGTTCAGGCCCAGCCGCACCTCATAGGGACCAGACAGGCAGACGTGGGGGCCCAGGGCACAGAGGTTGGTCCACGGCCATTTCTCAGGCCATCCACCCTGGGAGCCTCTCCCTGTGAGCAGGAGCCATGCACTCCCATCGTTGGGGCCATTTGGCTTGAAGAGccacaggcctctctcctctgacACCAAGGCTTTGCTTTCCAGGGGGTCTCGTACCTGGAACACCCTTCTCCTCCTCTAGCGCCTGGCCTGGAGAGCCTGCCACGTTCACGCTGAGCCCCTCATCCTGCTGAGTCCCGAGAGCCCTGACTCATCAGTGCTCAAGGCACCGTGAACCCCTCTTCCCAGGGTGTGAtcccaggggaggctggggagacCAGCAAGGACTGTCCACTTCCTGACCCTGGTCTGAGGAAAAAGGTTTGACCTGGGGTGTGCGTGTGAAATCAGGGGATCAGTGACTCCGTGGAGGTGTGAGGCTCAGTCCCCACAGGGGGAGTGTGTGCGTGGGTCACTGCGTTCAAGGCTTTGACTCCACTTCTCTCTTCTTGTTCCAGCCACCCAGAGCAAGGCCAAGCCCAGCTCCCCAGGTTGGGGCTCTGGTCTAACcctttgcccccacccccaggccagagGTACCTGCCAACtcgtccccagcccccagcattGTCAGCTAAGGAGCCGCAGTGAGTGGCTTCCACAAGGGGGCTGGACCTGAGGAGGCCTGAGGCAGCCAGGGGGTCCCTCCTCtgaggagaaatgagagagacCGTGGGGACTGGAGGGCTGTGGCTGGGTGTGGAGCTGGACCAAGGACTGGCATCCTGTAAAACTTTAGCCTGCTCACCCCTGCTTACGCCATCCTGACCAGGGTGAGGCTGGCACTGCACACTTCCAGTCCTCAAGCACTGGTGCCATCCCTAGTCGCATTCCAAAGGGCCTCCTTCAGGCAgcctccctgcctgcccaggcCCGGGATGCTCTGCTCTTTGAGCCCTGTGGCCTGGCTGATCCCCAGGCCTGACCTGCTAGAACCCCTAGACTGTGTCTCCTGGATGGCAGGGATGACaacccccagcctcctcccaaaGCATGAAACCGGGTCTCTTCAGCTTCTTGTATCTCTGCCCCTGTGGGTAAAGCCCAGGCCTGGGCCCACGTGGAAGGCAGCTCAGACGACCCTTGACAGGCCTCTGCCCTGCCAGGATTGAGCAGTTTCCAGGACTGACTGGACACCCCCATGTGGGACCTGTCTCACTGGGACCTCTCATTCCCAACTCTGTCCCCGGCCTCCAGGGAGCCCTACCCCCAAAGAAGCAGAAAGCCCAGACACTCCCTGGGGGCTGAGTTGCCTCTCCCCCCTCCATGGAGAGAGTTGTCTCTCTCCAGCTAGAatgtcctccctcccccaggcctggaAGGGGAGTGATCCTTGGAAGAGGGATGCCCTCCCAAAGTGGGTCTGTTCCAAGGACTCATGAAATGGTGGCGTTTAATGagaaccccccaccccccttccctgTATATACAtctataaaaaattcaaatacagcAAGTTACCATGGAGTCAGACTAGAACGGACTGACAGGGCATTAAATACTGTGGGGTAGGAGCAGGGAAGGGGGGTTGTACaaaagaggggtggggggggactGAAAAGTGTGAGCGCTGGAGGGAGGGTGATGGCTGGGCCCCCCCCAGCGTCAGGAGCTTATAATCTGATGGTGGCAACAGAGACCCTGGGACAgacaggaggctggggcaggaggagaaacTGTGGAGGTGAGGGGCTCCCCTCAGGCCCCCCAAGGGCTCCTGGGAGTCGCTGGCATTGGAGGGTCCAGCccgagggggcagggcaggggtggggtgtcTTTGGTGGGTGGGTTAGCTGCATGGCCCTCCTCccatgagggagggaggagggccggTGTGGTGTGGTGGGGCTAGGGTGCGGCAGGCCCGGGCCCGCCGGGGTCTCTACAAATTGTGTCTGAGGAGAATGCAGAAGGTCCTCCTGCCCGTGTGCAAAATAGAACCCGGGGTCTGCGGGCTCAGCTCCGGCCTCCTGCTCCTCTGCAGGTGCGCTGGCATGTCCTCACGGGCTGCCGGGCTCTGGGGAGACAGGGCAGGGGCTGTGAGGGATGACGGTCCCCTTAGGCTCCCCTCAGCCACCCAGCCTCACTCGACCTACCAGATCAGGAGACTGttggcagtggtggcagcagcagctagGGCCACAGTGACAGGGACACTGATCAAGAAGGGTGCCGAGGGCCCTCCACCGCTGCCCAGCTCCCCGGGGTCACAGATCTTCGTGGTGGGCGGGGGCGCCAGTGAGCTGGTGGTGCTGGTCGTGGTCTCTGGGGAACAGTGGGGAAActcagggcagggccagggctggagTCCCACCCAGATCTGGGGGTCCTGAGGCACACCGTCCTGCTTCCCATGCCAGACCAGTGTGGCCTCCCCACCCAGAcggcccctgcctcctctccaccGTGCCCTGCCTCATCCATCAGGCAGATCCTGCTTCCCCAAGGCTCACAGATGACCCCTCCATCCAATGGCCCCTACCAACAATGTCCAGATAGCAGGGACCAGGAACAGCAGGGGCTGGACAGACCAAAGGGAATGTGGCAGCCACACAGAGTATGGAGACCCCTGGGGCAAAGGCTCCAAGTCCCGGGAGGAGTTGGAAGGAGCAGGATAGAGCCAGGCAACAGTGCAGGGGCAGGCTCACCCGGGGCCTGGGCCTCAGTGGTGAGGTGTCGTGGCTCCTCAGTCCAGGGTGTGGCATGGGCGGCCACGCTCCAGTCACTCCACGTCCCGATCTCATTGTCCTTGGCCGCCACCTGGATGATGTACTCCTTCCCAGCGTAGGCATCTGTGATGGTGTGTGCTGTGCCATCGGACAGTTCCACCTGCAGCCGGACCACAGGAGAGGGGGTCTGGGGGTCAGGAGAGTGAAGCACCCCCAGAAGAAATGAGAACGCTTCTGGAGAGAGAACAGTGAAGACACCCCTGGAGGAAACGAGGACTTCTCTAGGGGAGAGAGGGGCCACTGAGAAGACTCCTGTGGGAGAGTGAAGACGTCTCAGGGAGGAGACCCCGAGGGAGGGAAGATGGTCCTGCAGGAGGGTAAGGAAATCTTTAAGGAGACTGGAAGCATGCCTCTGGGAGAATAAGGAGGACTTTTCTTAGGGTCTTGACTCTGCTTTCATCCCTACTCTCTCACAACCCCCAGACTGAGTCCTGACCTCAGTCCCAGCCTGGAGGTGACAAAAGTCACGGGGTGAGAGAGGGGGTGGCATTGTGCTGCCCTCTCCCATCAAGAAGCAGTTCAGAAGGAAGATTACAAACACAGACATGGAGCTAGGCTGCTTCAGTCCAACTTTCAGCTCCATCCCCTACCAGCTAGGTGAGCAGGTTCTTTGACTTCCAGTGCCTTGGggtcccatctgtaaaatagtgtTAACGATCTTTCTCACAGGGTTGTAACGAGGACTAGGGCACATGGTAAGTACCAGACTTCAGCCAGCTCTGTCATTATCATGGGTTCCAGCTCAGAGGCTGGCTTCCCAGATGCCCAGTACACCCAGAGCCTGGCCCCAGCTGGGTCTCCGCCCGCGAGAAGGCCTCAGCATGGTTGTAGTTATCGCCCTGCCTGAggctgatgggggtggggggcagctcCCGGGTGACAGGACAGCAGGACAGCTGCTCCATTTCCTCCCGGAGGCATCAGCACCCCACCCCCGGCCAGCCGGGCCCATCCTGCTGGtctccccccaccctccaggcTGGCCTGCCTGTCCGGCGCCCCTCCCAGGTCCAGGCTGGGCTCTGGTTCATTTCAGCGGCACCCGCCGCCTCATTAAGCCGCCTCGTAAACAGGGGCAGCCGGCGAGGGCGGAGGAGGGGGCCGCTCTGGGCCACGTCTGGCTTCAGGGCTTTTTTGGTCCCTGTTCCAATCCTCCCCCAAGAATACCGGAGTCGGGGCTACCTGACCGGACAGGCTGTGAGTATGCGCGTGTGTGTGCGCTCTCATGTGTGGGCAGCTGGGTCCAAGTGAAGCGGGAAGCCCCTCCAAGTCCCCTGGGTCTGTGGCCCTGAGGTGAGAGGCACTGGTAAAGGTCAGAGTCAGTGTGAGAGCCTTTCTAGGCCCAGACCTGGGCTCAATGAGTCTTACTACCAACCCTGGAAGGCCAGTAGGCCCCAGAGACCCTCCACTCTTGGAGCCGGGGCCCACTGCCACCTCTGCAAAGAGCCCCTCTGGATGAGTAGCCCCAGCTCCTTCAGTTCCTTCTCCCTCTTGCTAGGATTCGCCCTCAGGCCTATCCTTAGATTCCGTCCCCAGACTTCTGCATCTGTCTTTCCCCAGAGGGAGAGAGCTAAGGGGAACAAATCAAATTACCACCTCCTTGGTGGGCTTATGGCGGGCACCATACCTCTAGGAATGTGGCCCAGGAGCCCAATGCTCTTCTAGTAGCCACATCTTCTAGGCCTGGGCCCTTCTTGCTAGGTTGTCACTGATCCCTTAATCCACCCCTTAAGAGAATGGCTCCTCAGCTGGCTGGCATCGGCCTCGCCTCAGAGTCCCCCATCGGGTCTGCTGCAGCAGATGTCAGACAAGCCCTCCCGGCCTGCCTGCTGAGTTAGGGCCAGAGCAGGAGATGCAAGGAACTCATGCTGGGTTCCAGTACTCGCCTCCCCCTTGTCCATACCCTGCCAGATCTCATGGTGCCTGTTCTTGTGCAGTTCCTGGCCTGCATCACTCATTTCCTCCTGAAAATCCAAGGGATGTttttctctgctctcccctctgcACGCCCTCCCAATCATACACCTGCCTCTCTCCAAGATtaaggagcagggagaagagatTCTGTTCAGAGCAAAACTCAAGTTCAAAAGAGCCATAAATCTAGCCAACTGCAATGCCAATGAGACACAGAATGGGGCTAGCAAGTGACACAGGCCACGTGTGGTCTCGCCATGGAGCCTGCATATTTTGCTCTGCCCACGTCAGTGTGGGGGTCAGTTCTACCCATGGTGCAGGCCGGTACATGGTCTCGAGATGTTAGTCACATGCATGGACAGAGCATGGCTCCTGCTGGGGaccacgtgtgtgcatgcatgttcCCGCGTGTGTGGTGGGCAGTGTGCCAGGTCCACTGCAAGGCGTGTGCGCTGCGATGCGCGGGGCTGCTGCCTGTAGCTCGTTAGCAGGGGAGGGGGGCTTGTGAAACTAGACCCTGGTTATTAGCAATGCATTAGTCGCGggcagctggccaggcgggagggACTCCGGACTCTGTCAGGGAACATGTAAGCATGTGAGCAGCCTTTGTGGGGGCTAGGCCTGCAACCTGGACAGGCCCCTGGAATCAAATTACGCACTTTAAAGGCCAGCTGGGAGGGGGACATAAGGAGATGGGGCTATGGCCTGGTGGATGCGGTGGGGGTACAGGTTGACCCCCAGGTGCCAGCCTGGGTTGCCCCATGGAGCTCCCTCCTGGGCCACTCCTGGCCCACAGACCTCCTGGGCCACGCAGAGCACCCAGAACCCTATGGGCCCACGGTTCTCAAGGAGAGAAACTCAAGTATGCCCCAACCCCCTGGCCTCCAGAGGCCTCTCCTGTAGCTTGATCAACATCCCAGACCACAGCCTGACCCCAGACTGCCCTCTGTCCACTACTTGGTTCTCAGCCCCGGCTACTTTCTGACCCGTAACCTTATGCTGACCTCTAAGCTAGATCTGACTTTGGAGCCCTAGACACTACTGTGGCCTGAACTCACACCCCGGACCAAGCTTGACTCCATTGCCTGATCCCTTGAGCCCATCTGCGAGTCCTGCCCCTTGGGTCCAGCACAGGCCCAGAGCCTGGGCCAGAGTGTGAGGAAGATGCCTGATCAGGGCTGAAAGCCAGAGGAAAGGGAAACActgccttccctgcctgccaTCTCCCTTCCAGCATTTCTCTCCACTACCCCAGGAGTCACAAAGACAGATGTGTTGCCATTGCACTAGGGGGTCAGTGGGAACCCCTAACGGCCTTAGATCAGGACACTTCCCTCAGCCCCATCCATCCTCCCGGCCCACCTGGTACCCTCTCCCCTCGGAAAGCCTCTTTGACGGCCCTCAGGCTTCACACTGGAACAGCTGCCGGTGGGGACCTGTCCCTCCCATGCCATGCCGCTCTGATTCAGGCACTCGGGATCTGGGTAGGGCACTCACATGCTGCCACTGGTCCAGGATGAGGGGTCGGTAGCGCAGGAAGAACTTGAGAGGAAAGGACTCAGGGTCGGGCCAGGTCGAGGGGGTCTGCCACGTCACCTCTAGCCGGCGAGGGTTGCTGGGCACTGGCCGGGCTACCACGTTTTCTGGAGGGTCAGGCTTCACTGTTCAGGAGACAGAGCTTCATTCCAACACTAATCTCTGGGAACAACCGCACTTCATCAACACCAGCCACCCTGTCCACCACCTCAGATTGTCACCTAGTGTCATCATCATGACAGTTGCCATCCTTCTTCTCTGTTGTCAgtcttggcaaccaccattaaCAACCATCTCATTATATCTACCTCTGACATTCCCGTCATCACCAATGACTGTCACTACAGTCACTGTCATCAGTTCATGATATCAGCAGCCCAAATTTCATCCCATCATCCCAACCCCATCCTCGTGATGACCAGCATCCCAGTTACTAAGCGTATATGATGGCTCCACCATCATCCTCGTCGTCACCTGCATCAGCATCATACACTCCCCCTAAGCCTCGATTTTCACCTAAACTTTTCCAGTTCAAACTGAGACAAAGCCTCCATGGCAGAGTCTGGGTTTGAAGCTGCTCTGTGGGTCAAGGTTAAAAGACAGTCCATAGGTGTTGCAGATCTGGGTTGGAGACAGGCTGAGGGTCTGATGGGAGCATCTAAGGGCCCAGCTCATGTAGAAACAGTCTGGCTGGGAACCCAGCCCTGGGGTGGAGGCACAGGCAGAAGGTCTGGCTGGGATGGGACGGGGGCAGGCAGGGGGTCTGCTGGGATGGGACGGGGGCAGGCAGGGNNNNNNNNNNNNNNNNNNNNNNNNNNNNNNNNNNNNNNNNNNNNNNNNNNNNNNNNNNNNNNNNNNNNNNNNNNNNNNNNNNNNNNNNNNNNNNNNNNNNNNNNNNNNNNNNNNNNNNNNNNNNNNNNNNNNNNNNNNNNNNNNNNNNNNNNNNNNNNNNNNNNNNNNNNNNNNNNNNNNNNNNNNNNNNNNNNNNNNNNNNNNNNNNNNNNNNNNNNNNNNNNNNNNNNNNNNNNNNNNNNNNNNNNNNNNNNNNNNNNNNNNNNNNNNNNNNNNNNNNNNNNNNNNNNNNNNNNNNNNNNNNNNNNNNNNNNNNNNNNNNNNNNNNNNNNNNNNNNNNNNNNNNNNNNNNNNNNNNNNNNNNNNNNNNNNNNNNNNNNNNNNNNNNNNNNNNNNNNNNGTCTggctgggatggggcaggggcaggcagggggtcTGGCTGGGATGtagcaggggcaggcaggggctctGCTGGGATGtggcaggggcaggcagagggtcTGGCTGGGATgtggcaggggcaggcagggggtctggctgggatggggcaggggcaggcagagggtctggctgggatggggcaggggcaggcagagggtcTGGCTGGGATgtggcaggggcaggcagggggtctggctgggatggggcaggggcaggcagagggtctggctgggaagggggtggggggagggcagtaTCTGTCCCAGTCCTGTCTCCTGTTCTGACACCTCATTCATCACAGGCCGTAAGGAAGCCATTAGCGTGGAGGGGTGGCGGCTGCAGCTGCACAAGGGTCTGGCCcagcctgcccccctccccctcctgcatGCTCTGGGAGCCAGAGAGATGATGGGAAGAGCTGCTGGAGGGGTCTCTGGGCCCCTGCAGGTAAAGGACATTCACTTGCCTGTTTACAGGTACATACGTGCTATACATACATGTGCACAGGTACATACATGCCACATATACCTATGTACACATGTGAACGTCCTCACCAATGCTCATATCCTCTGGCACTCATCCACTTCCACCCTCACACTGGAATATGCAGCAGGccgtcctccccacccccccacgcACCAATGGTGAACTCGTCGAAGGTGATGGCTGTGGCGTTGTGGCCCAGGGCATTGCTGACACTTATCGAGACCTTGTACTTGATGGTGGAGAACAGGTGCATGTAGCGGATGTGGCAGCGGTTCTTGAGGGCTGGGTCCTTCTCACAGACCATAATTTTGGAGCCATGCCTGGGGAAGGGTGAGGCCCAGGCACTGTTATCAACATCAAGGGTCAggtggggcagaggctgggggaaggtTACATCCAAGGCTGGGCTAGGGTGTGGACTGAGAGCATGGTGGGGGGGGCCATGggagaggtcagaggtcagggttGGAACCCGGTCGCAGGCGAGTCTACTCACAGCACAGTCACATTGAAGGTGTTGGGGATgtaggtgggggtgggcaggtgCCAGCTGCAGTAGAAGCCCTTGGGGTAAGTGTTGGAGCGGCAGCTGAGCACGGGCTCCCGCGGCGGCACTGGGAGTGAGGACAGCACAGTCAGGGCATTCTTGGAGCCCTCAGTCCCCTGCACTAGTGTGGGGACAGGTGGGCCCCAGAACCCCAGTTCTCCCCCTTCAACCCATCAGCAAtgccagaggtggggggggggtgctgtCAGCGAGGGTCTGAGGCTTCCCAGGCCACAGAGAGCCAGAtgtttaattaaagaaaaacaagggcTGTATGCAGAGGGAGTCCCCCCCACCTGCTCGGTGGAGGCGGGAATCGTGGGGAGCAGGGGCGGTGGGGCTCAGCTCATCAGTCACGGGATGGAGGCGATGTCCAGGGGTACTGGCCCCGCCCCACAGCTCCTGCCACACTGTGTCCATTCCCAGAGGAAGATTGTGCAGCCGAGGCTGaggggttgctggggtgatcatgGTGCACTCCCTCGAGAAGAGACATCCCAGGCGTCTCAGTGGCGACTGAGAAACACAAGGACAGGTCTGGTGGCTCCACAGGCACAACAGCACTGGGCAGCTGCTCACACGTGTGTCTGCATGTGTAGGTGTCTGTGTGCATGGGTGAGCATGttacatgtgtgtctgtgtgagacACGAGTGAGTGACCTGTGATGGAACGTGGGCACAGATGGAGGAGTGTCTGTCTACATGCACAGCTCTCAGAGTGCGTGTCTATGGATGATGTGTGTGCGCACGTGCCTGTGGAGAGGAAGCTGCTGTTCCCTTGCtgttcccctccccacagccccatcccccagcctctcCATCACAAACCTTTTAAGAAGCCCTTTACTTGGTCAGCAGCTGCCTTCACTCTGGAAAGGGGACGCCCAGAGGGATGGGGACCTGCCTGGGGTCACAGAGCAAGCCAGAGCTGGGCTAAACCCCAGGATGGGATACCCACTTACATAATCACACACACAGCAGGACTTGGGAAGTCCTTTCTGCTGTCTAACCACACTCTTTTTGCTGCTGTGAGCACTTAGCCCAGCTGTCCCATCCTCAGGCATTGGGTAAGGCGTGAGGACAGCCGGCTCAGGTTCCTGGAAGGAGGCAGCTTCTGTGATCCGACCCAGGCAAGGAATGTCCGTCCGTGGCTCCAGGGACACTGACACCTCCCTCccgtgccctccccccaccccctgcctgacAGGTGGACAGGAAATGGGAGGGGGGCAGCTCAATAAGCCAGGGACGGCGAAGGGGAGTACATGTCTATGCTTGCCGAGTGGCCATGCTGACACATGGGGAGCTGTGGGCTTTCATCCACAGTGTGCACGTGATTCTGAGTGACGCTGTgattgtgtgtgcatgttcaGTATTCATGGAGCGGCAGAGGGGCCCGGGGCAGAACCCCCAGGGCACGATCTGGATTTGCAGCCGCTGAGATGAGGGAGTCAGAGAGGCATCAAGGAAACTTGAGTGTAGCAGGTGGAGTGGGTCGTGCTGTGAGCAGAGGCGGCCCCACACCCCAGGTCTGCAGGGGAGAGCCAGCGCCCAGCTGAGCCCCTACAAGGGGCAACCTGCCTTCTGCCCGCTGCTGTGTGCCTCCCCTGGGAAGCATTCCTGGCTCCGTGTCCATCCTGTGTCTGCTCCATGTTCATCCTGTGTGCCTTTCCCATCCCTTCCCTATCTGTCCAGGGGCGCagaggtgtgggggtggggtggggggtggccaAGGACACACAGGAAGTGCCTTGTGGGGGCCTGTGGGCCAGGCCAGAGTTGGCAGCCACCCCAGGAGGAAAGGACATTCCGAGGTCGGCCCGAGAAGCCTCCACTCCCCCCTCCTGCCGCCaccccccctcacccccagcttcAAAGGAGAAGGGCgctggggggggggcgggacTGAAGCCTGCAGAGTCAGCTCCCTGCCGCCTGGGacctgggagggcagagcaggccATGGCACTGGGCTGCAGGTCCCCTCCCCCGGCCAGCCTCCCCACTACCACTCTCCTCCGTTCCCCTCTGCCTGTTCCCCCTCAGACCAGCCTCCCCCTCAACCAGTTCCCCACTCTGACTGGGCAGGTCATGGGGGGCCggggggccaggctgggcttTGTCTGTCATCTGGCTactcctgcctggccctgggccctgaGCAGGGAAGGGCTTGGGTTTCCTGACAGGGACCAGGTTTCtcagagggaaaaggaggaaagaaaaacaaagaaaaggaagaaaaggagtgaCTTGCTGCAGCTGGAGCCCAGCTGAGGGGCCGGGTGGGCGGAGGTGGGGGTGCTGGGAGACCGAGCGCGAGGCTGTGGGACAGTGCGATCGGGCCGTTGTGAGCGTGCTGTGAGTTGGGGGAGAAGCTGTTTTTAAGAGACTGCAATTGTGAGGCTGTGTGTGTAACTCTGAGAGGCTTCGTGTGTGTGACAGACTTGGGGCCGCCGTGTGACTGTGCAATTGGCTGCGTGTGACTGGATGATGGGGTTTGTGTGTGACTCAGGGCGAGGCTGTGGGATTTCGAGATTGTCTGTACGTGTGAGGCCGTGTGGCTGAGGCGCACTGTGAGAACACGTGTAGACGCGCCATTGTGTCTGAAACCAGTGACAGCAAGATGACATACCTGAAACACTGTATCTGAAATGGAGCTTCAGCCTGAATGTATTTTCAAACTGTGGGTGTGGGAAGATGCCCAGAATTCCAAGTGTGTTTGCATGTATGAGCTGAACACCGTCTAAGAGCATGTTAGAGGCTGTGTGTAAGCAAAAGCTTGTACGCACACGTGTCATAATATCACACTCTGGGCAGACAGGCTAGCTCCTGGATGCCCAGGCAGCCTGAGTTGTCCCTTGTGGGGGCTCCTGAGATGCCCGAATGACTGCATCAGCCTGTGGCAGGGTGTCCCTGGGTCCCATGCGGGGCcgcgtgtgcgtgtgtatgcGTGCGTGTGCCcccgctggcccagggtttgtttgttttcctcctaaTTGGCTTGTTTTTCCATGTCCAGCCCACCAAACCGCATGTTTTTCCTCTCATCTCGCCAGCCCGCCTGGGCTGGAGCCCCCGGCACGCACGAGGCCTGCCCGCcggcccagagaggaggagggcaggctgcCCACACCCCTGGCCAGGCCAGAGCAGGCCGGGTGGGGCAGGGTGACCcttccagctccagccctgcccgGGCCCCACCCAcactcctcctcctgcctggtaTTCGGGGCCCATGGCCTGCCCCAACTTTATCTCATGACACTCCTCGGGGCACCCCATCTCCTGACTCCCAaatcctcctcctgcctcccacccgTCACTGCTCCACAGGCGGCATCTTCTTCAACCACAGGCTGCTCTTTCCTTCCCAGCAAACAGAGCTGAGGGGGAAGCAGTGCTGAACCAGGGGGTCTAGAGTTCCCATCCTGACcaatcaaagattttaaaactgggCAAGGAACTGTCCGTTTAAAATTAGTCAATTAATCTCTGGTTTGTTTTAGCTTAAAATCAGAATGACAGTGAATCATCAGTGTCTAGTAAACAAGGCGGCTCCTAAAGGAACCCTGTGGTCCTGTTTCCTAATGTGGGGGGTCCTTCCCCCatcctggggagggggctcctTAGAGCTGCTTGTGAGCATCCACCAGAGGGCAGGCAGGTGGCTCAGGAGAAAGCAGTCAGGGATCTGCCTGGTTCCAGAGACTTTcaacagaatatttttatgatcAGGTTCCCTTGGAAATAGAGACATGAAAATCTTCTATGTTTaggataaatattaaataatgtttgGTTTGAAAGACCCACAAATCAGGGGTAACTCTGTCCTGTTCTCTGAGAGCTGGCGAGAAGGATAATTTGATATTGAGTGTTGCCAAACCCAGTCTCTTGTTACTAATATAAAGTGACTGAGACAATCATGATTAATGTCCCCTGTTCCTCTGGCCAGCTCTTTAGAAGGAAATAAGGCCATGAGAGATAAGTACCTCTACAGCGAATTCACGGCCAGCTCTCCTCTGACAGTCAGGGCCTGGGGAAGGGTCAGCACTGGATATGAAAGGTCTGGGCCCTGGTCACAGTGTCCTGTGGGTATGGACTACAGACATTACTTCCAGACGCAATTCCCCTCCAATGACCTCTCAAAAGATCAGGTCATCAGGATCACCAAGACCCAGCCATCACAGCCAGTCCTGTCCATCCTGAGGGCTTCTGGGACTCAAACTGAGAAGACAGGAGTGTGGGTGACTTGTACCAAGTTGGCCTCATTCTTCTTCCATGGCACTCAGTGGATGGCCTCTCTCCCCGTGTGAGGGCCCAGGGCTTGGCTCCACTCCTGATGGACCCTGTGGTGGCCCAGGAAGGACTCCAGTAGGCTGGTCCTGCATTTCTCAAGCTGGCCGACAGGGGGGCACTCCACCCGTGGCTAGCAACTAAGACGTTTGGTAATAGCACCATCTCTCCA is a window encoding:
- the CNTFR gene encoding ciliary neurotrophic factor receptor subunit alpha isoform X1 — encoded protein: MGLTWPLTCSTALSSCSVAWNWATAASTPAFTVTPGTCATKSSYMWASPLRRLGCLFSRECTMITPATPQPRLHNLPLGMDTVWQELWGGASTPGHRLHPVTDELSPTAPAPHDSRLHRAVPPREPVLSCRSNTYPKGFYCSWHLPTPTYIPNTFNVTVLHGSKIMVCEKDPALKNRCHIRYMHLFSTIKYKVSISVSNALGHNATAITFDEFTIVKPDPPENVVARPVPSNPRRLEVTWQTPSTWPDPESFPLKFFLRYRPLILDQWQHVELSDGTAHTITDAYAGKEYIIQVAAKDNEIGTWSDWSVAAHATPWTEEPRHLTTEAQAPETTTSTTSSLAPPPTTKICDPGELGSGGGPSAPFLISVPVTVALAAAATTANSLLI
- the CNTFR gene encoding ciliary neurotrophic factor receptor subunit alpha isoform X2 produces the protein MAAPVPWACCAVLAAAAAVVYTQRHSPQEAPHVQYERLGSDVTLPCGTANWDAAVTWRVNGTDLAPDLLNGSQLVLRGLELGHSGLYACFHRDSWHLRHQVLLHVGLPPREPVLSCRSNTYPKGFYCSWHLPTPTYIPNTFNVTVLHGSKIMVCEKDPALKNRCHIRYMHLFSTIKYKVSISVSNALGHNATAITFDEFTIVKPDPPENVVARPVPSNPRRLEVTWQTPSTWPDPESFPLKFFLRYRPLILDQWQHVELSDGTAHTITDAYAGKEYIIQVAAKDNEIGTWSDWSVAAHATPWTEEPRHLTTEAQAPETTTSTTSSLAPPPTTKICDPGELGSGGGPSAPFLISVPVTVALAAAATTANSLLI